The Candidatus Amarolinea dominans genome has a segment encoding these proteins:
- a CDS encoding O-antigen ligase family protein, with product MGTCEPARPQTSVDARPVGAGRPGGGTPLRPEFIRRVPGPFAPNSFGGPNSFGGRFWIVAVLLFVLAGVVSIVLPPLAVVMLAALVGVWLAVSVDVAALVLPLLIIRSAADSIMDLFTLFSGTPLEMNLAGALNSFTLGLGLAYALRRWLIADRAGRGHIILGIPGAGWYIAWLLVALAGVAVSLAPLETLKEWVRLASGLALFVLARPLAANPARRPALVWAIFLSSLAPIALEFYQLTTGAGYFFVGLADTAYAYRAQGTFGHPAILASFLLVVVALAGALWLTPAPAPAAPAAIRQPARPFAFFMLALTASGLLMTLARAQWLGLWAVVIVLLAFRRPRWLWLAIVLPLLLLALPPVRQRLTSADAQDSVAWRWELWQVGLSLIDLTRVIGRGLSTFPIYVEQVLPPRYVAPPHNDYLKVLIETGPLGALAWAGWQLRWLGAAARRAATNPYALALASVVVGGLVVSLTDNFVQYTSVQWYVWVLAALAFVDVPAVETAATLAKPACAGSMQPGQGAA from the coding sequence TTGGGTACCTGTGAGCCGGCCAGGCCGCAGACGAGCGTGGACGCGCGGCCGGTCGGCGCAGGCCGACCTGGCGGCGGAACGCCCCTTCGCCCCGAATTCATTCGGCGGGTGCCGGGGCCCTTCGCCCCGAATTCATTCGGCGGCCCGAATTCATTCGGCGGGCGCTTTTGGATCGTCGCCGTACTCCTCTTCGTCCTGGCCGGCGTGGTCAGCATCGTGCTTCCCCCGCTGGCCGTAGTCATGCTGGCAGCCCTGGTTGGCGTGTGGCTGGCCGTGTCGGTTGACGTGGCTGCCCTGGTGCTGCCCCTACTCATCATCCGCTCCGCCGCTGACAGCATCATGGATCTGTTCACCCTGTTCAGTGGCACGCCGCTGGAGATGAACCTGGCCGGCGCGCTCAATTCCTTCACCCTGGGCCTGGGACTGGCCTACGCCCTGCGCCGCTGGCTGATCGCCGACCGCGCCGGCCGCGGCCACATCATCCTGGGCATCCCCGGCGCCGGCTGGTACATCGCCTGGCTCCTGGTCGCCCTGGCCGGCGTGGCCGTGTCGCTGGCGCCGCTTGAAACCCTGAAAGAATGGGTGCGCCTGGCGAGTGGGCTGGCGCTCTTCGTGCTGGCGCGGCCGTTGGCGGCCAACCCTGCCCGTCGTCCGGCCCTGGTGTGGGCGATTTTTCTGTCCAGCCTGGCGCCCATCGCCCTGGAGTTCTACCAACTGACCACCGGCGCCGGCTATTTCTTCGTCGGCCTGGCCGACACCGCCTACGCCTACCGTGCCCAGGGCACCTTCGGCCATCCCGCCATCCTGGCCTCATTCCTGCTGGTGGTGGTTGCCCTGGCCGGCGCCCTGTGGTTGACGCCCGCGCCCGCTCCTGCCGCTCCTGCCGCCATTCGCCAGCCGGCGCGGCCGTTTGCCTTCTTCATGCTGGCCCTGACCGCCAGCGGCCTGCTGATGACCCTGGCGCGCGCGCAGTGGCTGGGATTATGGGCCGTGGTGATCGTCCTATTGGCCTTCCGCCGTCCGCGCTGGCTGTGGTTGGCGATCGTTCTGCCCCTGCTGCTGCTGGCCCTGCCGCCCGTCCGCCAGCGCCTCACTTCGGCGGACGCACAAGATTCTGTGGCCTGGCGCTGGGAGTTGTGGCAGGTGGGCCTGAGTTTGATTGATCTGACGCGGGTCATCGGCCGCGGCCTGTCCACCTTTCCGATCTATGTGGAACAGGTGTTGCCCCCGCGCTACGTGGCTCCGCCGCACAACGATTATCTCAAGGTGCTGATCGAAACCGGGCCGCTGGGCGCGCTGGCCTGGGCCGGCTGGCAACTGCGCTGGCTGGGCGCCGCCGCCCGCCGCGCCGCGACCAATCCATACGCACTGGCGCTGGCCTCGGTGGTGGTCGGCGGACTCGTCGTCAGCCTCACCGACAACTTTGTGCAGTACACCTCGGTGCAGTGGTACGTTTGGGTGTTGGCCGCGCTGGCGTTTGTGGATGTGCCGGCGGTTGAAACCGCGGCAACCCTTGCGAAGCCGGCCTGCGCCGGCTCGATGCAGCCCGGACAAGGAGCGGCATGA
- a CDS encoding glycosyltransferase family 4 protein, whose protein sequence is MTPETGPTPARPGDGRGDRKGSPLRVAVIGDYPENPPNLVGGIQAVMYYTLAALKQHSDLELHVVTCEKWFKGTAARGAVVRDGPLTIHYLPSASRIPHTLSMRTVDRWALRRRLQEIAPDVIHAHGQAAAYPLAAFDTGAPTVVTVHGINTHEAAAEARGGRLKAWLRTAIWRATELAVLRRATDLVIICPWVEQFVRPHSPARLHLIENPVHDDFFALDRQPQSHRILFVGSVIHRKGVLELVQAMRAVVGQLPDAHLVIAGGVTPIYQAYGQQVQQTIDDLGLRAHISLPGYLGHAELLAAYGRAALFTLPSWVESSPVALAQALAAGVPVVTTTIGGTEHLVEDGINGLRVPARDPEALAAALLRLLRDPAAADRYAAAGRHLAAARFTQAVAAARSAEVYRMLGKVGWIGRRIGMEKYGEV, encoded by the coding sequence ATGACACCAGAGACAGGGCCGACGCCTGCGCGGCCGGGCGACGGCAGGGGCGACCGCAAGGGATCGCCCCTACGGGTGGCGGTGATTGGCGATTATCCGGAGAATCCCCCGAACCTGGTGGGCGGCATCCAGGCGGTGATGTATTACACGTTGGCCGCGCTCAAGCAGCATTCCGACCTGGAGTTGCACGTCGTCACCTGTGAGAAGTGGTTCAAGGGCACGGCGGCCCGCGGCGCGGTTGTGCGCGACGGGCCGTTGACGATCCACTATCTGCCCTCAGCGTCGCGTATTCCCCACACCCTTTCCATGCGCACCGTGGACCGCTGGGCGCTGCGTCGGCGCTTGCAGGAGATCGCCCCGGATGTCATTCATGCGCATGGTCAGGCCGCGGCCTATCCGCTGGCCGCGTTCGACACAGGCGCGCCGACGGTGGTGACGGTACATGGCATCAACACGCACGAGGCTGCGGCCGAGGCGCGCGGCGGGCGTCTGAAAGCCTGGCTGCGCACGGCCATTTGGCGGGCCACCGAACTGGCCGTCCTGCGCCGCGCCACCGATCTGGTCATCATCTGCCCCTGGGTCGAGCAGTTCGTGCGCCCGCACTCGCCGGCGCGGCTGCACCTGATCGAAAATCCGGTACACGACGACTTTTTCGCGCTCGATCGCCAGCCGCAGTCGCACCGCATCCTGTTCGTCGGCTCGGTCATCCATCGCAAAGGGGTGTTGGAACTGGTGCAGGCCATGCGCGCCGTGGTCGGTCAGCTCCCGGACGCGCACCTGGTCATCGCCGGCGGTGTCACGCCGATCTATCAAGCCTACGGGCAGCAGGTGCAGCAGACCATTGACGACCTCGGCCTGCGTGCGCACATCAGCCTGCCCGGCTACCTGGGTCACGCCGAGCTGCTGGCGGCTTACGGCCGCGCCGCGCTATTCACCCTGCCCTCGTGGGTCGAAAGTTCGCCGGTGGCCCTGGCGCAAGCCCTGGCCGCGGGCGTTCCTGTCGTCACCACCACCATTGGCGGCACCGAACACCTGGTCGAGGATGGCATTAACGGCCTGCGCGTGCCCGCGCGTGATCCGGAGGCTCTTGCGGCCGCCCTCCTGCGCCTTCTGCGAGACCCCGCGGCCGCCGACCGCTACGCCGCGGCCGGCCGTCACCTGGCCGCGGCCCGCTTCACCCAGGCTGTCGCCGCGGCCAGGTCGGCGGAGGTGTATCGAATGCTCGGGAAGGTTGGCTGGATTGGCCGACGTATCGGTATGGAGAAGTATGGAGAAGTGTAG
- a CDS encoding citrate synthase (catalyzes the formation of citrate from acetyl-CoA and oxaloacetate), protein MPEKDAAVVAAVAKGLEGVIAAATSISSIDGTAGRLTYRGIPIEDLAANSFYEEVAYFLWNGQLPTRTQLEQFMADLALMRKLPDNIVAALKIFPTTSSGMDMLRTVISLLSVSDPEEENNSPGANRRKALRLMALFPSIIAGFHRVRNGLDIIAPNPTLGHAENFLYMLTGAKPDPVRVKGVDLYLVLLADHGLNASTFTARVIAGTEADMYAAVTGALGALKGPLHGGANQGVMDMLDEIGSLAHVDAWFDATMSGHRRIMGMGHRVYKTEDPRARVLRRVSDEMGHAVGQHDLHEMALRIEQRAIAHPHFLERKLAPNVDYYSATVLYYAGIPLDLFTTIFAMSRIVGWTAHLIEQYADNRLIRPRAQYIGPDYQPYVPMAERTTEKLAEVAQSLHMASSQS, encoded by the coding sequence ATGCCGGAAAAAGATGCTGCGGTTGTTGCAGCCGTTGCCAAGGGCCTCGAAGGTGTTATTGCCGCGGCAACTTCGATTAGTTCCATTGACGGAACCGCCGGCCGTCTGACTTATCGTGGCATTCCCATCGAGGACCTGGCCGCCAACTCGTTCTACGAGGAGGTTGCCTATTTCCTGTGGAATGGTCAGTTGCCCACGCGGACCCAGCTGGAGCAGTTCATGGCCGACCTGGCCTTGATGCGCAAGCTGCCTGATAATATCGTGGCAGCTCTCAAGATCTTCCCTACGACTTCCTCTGGCATGGATATGCTGCGCACGGTGATTTCGCTCCTCTCTGTGAGCGATCCCGAAGAAGAGAACAATTCCCCGGGCGCTAACCGGCGCAAGGCGCTGCGCCTGATGGCTCTGTTTCCTTCCATCATCGCCGGTTTCCATCGTGTACGTAACGGGCTTGACATCATTGCGCCCAATCCGACCCTGGGCCACGCCGAGAATTTCCTCTATATGCTGACCGGCGCCAAGCCCGACCCGGTGAGGGTCAAAGGCGTTGATTTGTACCTGGTTTTGCTGGCTGACCACGGTCTCAACGCGTCCACGTTCACGGCCAGGGTCATTGCCGGCACCGAAGCCGACATGTACGCGGCCGTGACCGGCGCCCTGGGCGCGCTCAAGGGGCCTTTGCACGGCGGCGCCAACCAGGGTGTGATGGATATGTTGGACGAGATCGGCAGCCTGGCCCATGTGGATGCCTGGTTCGATGCCACCATGTCCGGACATCGCCGCATTATGGGCATGGGGCACCGTGTCTACAAGACCGAAGACCCACGCGCACGTGTGCTGCGCCGCGTCTCCGATGAGATGGGGCACGCGGTCGGCCAGCACGACCTGCATGAGATGGCCCTGCGCATCGAACAGCGCGCGATCGCGCACCCCCACTTTCTCGAACGTAAGCTGGCGCCCAACGTGGACTACTATTCGGCCACGGTGCTCTACTATGCCGGGATTCCGCTCGATCTCTTCACGACCATCTTCGCGATGAGCCGCATCGTGGGCTGGACCGCGCATCTGATCGAGCAATACGCGGATAACCGCTTGATCCGCCCTCGGGCACAGTACATCGGCCCCGATTATCAGCCGTATGTCCCGATGGCTGAGCGTACAACCGAAAAGCTGGCTGAAGTCGCCCAGTCCCTGCACATGGCATCCAGCCAGTCGTAA
- a CDS encoding ferredoxin, protein MRIEIDRRCCTAMGDCMRTAPGVFEIDEDGIAIVVDAAAADRARIILAAENCPTQAIRLYELQGQRVYPDWMDGVGAAGGGGATLG, encoded by the coding sequence CTGCGCATCGAGATTGATCGCCGCTGCTGTACGGCCATGGGCGACTGTATGCGCACCGCGCCCGGGGTGTTCGAAATTGATGAGGATGGCATTGCGATTGTGGTGGATGCGGCCGCCGCCGACCGCGCCCGGATCATCCTCGCTGCCGAAAACTGTCCCACGCAGGCCATCCGCCTGTACGAGCTGCAGGGCCAGCGCGTCTATCCTGATTGGATGGACGGCGTCGGCGCGGCCGGGGGCGGTGGGGCGACATTGGGATAA
- a CDS encoding MOSC domain-containing protein, with translation MMATITHINASPGGVPKLPQPSARITRAGLDGDSQRDLVHHGGPDRALCLYSLELIEALQREGHTIFPGAAGENITVRGLDWAALHSGQRLRLGAEVLIELTDTANPCRHLTDFFVQGAVKRIAAWVHPGWSRFYARVLQEGTLQVADPVTLLPG, from the coding sequence ATGATGGCAACGATTACCCACATCAATGCGTCGCCTGGCGGGGTGCCCAAGCTGCCACAGCCATCCGCTCGCATCACGCGCGCCGGGCTTGACGGCGATAGCCAGCGCGATCTGGTACACCACGGCGGCCCCGATCGTGCGCTCTGTCTCTACTCCCTGGAACTGATCGAGGCCCTGCAGCGCGAAGGCCATACCATCTTCCCCGGCGCGGCCGGCGAGAATATCACCGTGCGCGGACTTGATTGGGCCGCGCTGCACAGCGGACAGCGTCTGCGCCTGGGCGCTGAGGTCTTGATCGAACTGACCGATACCGCCAATCCCTGTCGCCACCTGACTGACTTTTTCGTGCAGGGCGCCGTCAAACGTATTGCAGCCTGGGTGCATCCCGGCTGGAGTCGTTTCTATGCACGCGTGCTGCAGGAAGGCACGCTGCAGGTGGCCGACCCGGTGACGTTGCTGCCGGGCTGA
- a CDS encoding FAD-dependent oxidoreductase, producing MDCDVLVIGAGMTGLSAGQRLREQGRRVLVLEKARSAGGRMATRRIGPGRADHGAQFLTAHTPAFAAALAGWEAAGLIYPWTAGYARGSLRPSADATFYPRYAAVNGMNHLAQQLAQGLEVRTAVTVQAVRRLAHGWQVEDSAGGSTHASQLLLTAPAPQSLALLAAGEVALSTADQAALAVIAYDPCLVGLFWWQGAALLPPVGALLRSQHDPFWIADNQQKGISPEATLLTVQSSAAFSRRWWEADDAAALTAIQAGLQEFLDPQGRLVEAQLKRWRFATASTLCPQPFLLPAGLPGLALAGDAFDAAGSKVGSVESAFISGQQVAAALT from the coding sequence ATGGATTGTGATGTCTTGGTAATTGGCGCGGGCATGACCGGTTTGAGCGCCGGCCAGCGCCTGCGTGAGCAAGGCCGGCGTGTGCTTGTGCTGGAGAAGGCCCGCAGCGCAGGCGGACGTATGGCAACGCGGCGCATCGGACCCGGCCGCGCCGATCATGGTGCGCAATTTCTCACCGCCCACACCCCCGCCTTCGCCGCGGCGCTGGCAGGCTGGGAGGCCGCCGGCTTGATCTACCCCTGGACGGCCGGCTATGCCCGGGGCAGTTTGCGCCCCAGCGCCGATGCCACGTTCTACCCGCGTTACGCCGCGGTTAACGGCATGAATCACCTGGCGCAACAGTTGGCGCAAGGGCTTGAGGTGCGCACCGCGGTGACCGTGCAGGCTGTGCGCCGGCTGGCCCACGGTTGGCAGGTTGAGGACAGCGCGGGGGGCAGCACGCACGCCAGCCAGTTGTTACTGACCGCGCCGGCGCCGCAGAGCCTGGCCCTGTTGGCGGCCGGTGAGGTGGCCTTGAGCACCGCCGATCAGGCCGCGCTGGCGGTCATCGCGTATGATCCGTGCCTGGTTGGCCTGTTTTGGTGGCAAGGCGCAGCCCTGCTGCCGCCTGTTGGCGCCCTGCTGCGCAGCCAGCACGATCCTTTTTGGATTGCCGACAACCAGCAGAAGGGCATTTCACCCGAGGCAACGCTGCTGACGGTGCAGAGCAGTGCGGCTTTCAGCCGCCGCTGGTGGGAGGCTGACGATGCGGCCGCCCTGACTGCCATCCAGGCCGGGCTGCAGGAATTTCTGGACCCGCAGGGGCGCCTGGTCGAGGCACAGCTCAAGCGCTGGCGTTTTGCCACGGCCAGCACGCTCTGCCCGCAGCCGTTCCTGCTGCCGGCTGGCCTGCCCGGCCTGGCCCTGGCCGGTGATGCCTTCGACGCCGCGGGCAGCAAAGTAGGCTCCGTGGAGAGCGCGTTTATCTCCGGTCAGCAGGTTGCCGCAGCGCTGACCTGA
- a CDS encoding DUF3307 domain-containing protein translates to MFWTLLLAHLIADYPLQSSWMVRAKRTLGGLTLHVAIHIVVMLILVGPALPQVWLPLAAIALVHFALDAGKMSSYAGARTGSSAAIWPIRPYT, encoded by the coding sequence ATGTTCTGGACTCTGCTCTTAGCGCACTTGATTGCTGACTATCCCCTGCAGTCTAGTTGGATGGTGCGCGCCAAGCGCACCCTGGGGGGCCTGACGCTGCATGTCGCGATTCACATCGTCGTTATGCTGATCCTGGTTGGGCCGGCCCTGCCGCAGGTCTGGCTCCCGCTGGCCGCCATCGCCCTGGTCCACTTTGCCCTGGATGCCGGAAAAATGTCGTCATACGCTGGCGCCCGCACTGGGTCGTCAGCAGCTATCTGGCCGATCAGGCCCTACACATGA
- the murJ gene encoding murein biosynthesis integral membrane protein MurJ — MTDATPPEASGGVARSAGILAFGNVASRILGLLRETIISYYFGSAGELSAFRLAARVPTMIYDMLVGGLLSAALVPVFSDYARTERRRELWEVASAVLTAVGAGMAVLFLALMGLAPYVARLIGGGFDAHLIAVITNALRIMAPAVFFFGLSGVLTGILYALKSFSYAALGAAVFNLGVVICAPLLTPWLGIYSLPVGIAVGSLGQLCLLLPGLRAVGARLHLAWGHPAVRQILRLYLPVSISLLVGQFQVMVDANLTSRTGTQSAAWMQYATTLVQFPLGLVPVAVSLAALPTLSRHAAAGEWLAYRSTLGRGLRLVLVLLIPAIVALFVMAEPIIRLLFEHGSFVAADTLWTARALRLYLLGLGFAGVDFLFNYAFYARQDTRTPAIVGVVSVVVYLVVALSLLRPLGFLGLVLADSTKHMSHAIIMLILLLRAIGALRGQGIMSTGFKALLAALAMGLALSVLRGWLGGLAGSGLVGKVIVVGGAAGSGIAIYGALLWLLGVEEVKIVSRMVLRRLIPPTKGL; from the coding sequence ATGACAGACGCCACCCCACCTGAGGCCAGCGGTGGCGTCGCCCGTTCGGCCGGCATCCTGGCCTTCGGCAACGTCGCCAGCCGCATCCTGGGTCTGCTGCGCGAGACGATCATTTCCTACTACTTCGGCTCGGCCGGCGAACTGAGCGCCTTCCGCCTGGCCGCACGCGTGCCGACCATGATCTACGATATGCTGGTGGGTGGCCTGCTCAGCGCGGCGCTGGTACCGGTTTTCAGCGATTACGCCCGTACGGAAAGGCGTCGCGAACTGTGGGAAGTAGCCAGCGCCGTACTCACCGCGGTGGGGGCCGGCATGGCCGTGCTCTTCCTGGCGCTGATGGGCCTGGCGCCCTACGTGGCGCGCCTGATCGGCGGCGGCTTCGATGCCCATCTGATCGCGGTCATCACCAATGCGCTGCGCATCATGGCGCCGGCCGTCTTCTTCTTCGGCCTGTCCGGCGTGCTGACCGGCATTCTCTACGCGCTGAAATCATTTTCGTACGCGGCCCTGGGCGCGGCCGTTTTCAACCTGGGCGTGGTCATCTGCGCCCCGCTCTTGACGCCGTGGCTCGGCATCTACAGCCTGCCGGTGGGCATCGCGGTGGGCAGCCTGGGGCAGTTATGTTTGCTCTTGCCTGGCCTGCGCGCCGTCGGCGCGCGTCTGCACCTGGCGTGGGGCCATCCGGCCGTGCGCCAGATTCTACGTCTCTATCTGCCGGTCAGCATCAGTTTGCTCGTCGGCCAGTTCCAGGTGATGGTGGACGCCAACCTGACCTCGCGTACCGGCACACAGAGCGCGGCCTGGATGCAGTACGCCACGACGCTGGTGCAGTTCCCGCTGGGATTGGTGCCGGTGGCGGTGTCGCTGGCCGCGCTGCCCACTCTGTCGCGTCATGCGGCCGCCGGTGAGTGGCTGGCGTACCGTAGCACCCTGGGGCGCGGCCTGCGCCTGGTGCTCGTCCTGCTCATCCCGGCCATCGTGGCCCTCTTTGTCATGGCCGAGCCGATCATCCGCCTGCTGTTCGAGCATGGCAGCTTCGTTGCCGCCGACACGCTGTGGACCGCACGGGCGCTGCGTCTCTATCTGCTGGGCCTGGGCTTTGCCGGGGTTGATTTTCTCTTCAACTACGCGTTCTACGCCCGCCAGGACACGCGCACCCCGGCCATCGTTGGCGTCGTCTCGGTCGTGGTTTACCTGGTTGTGGCGCTCAGCCTGCTGCGGCCGCTGGGTTTCCTGGGCCTGGTGCTGGCCGACTCCACCAAGCACATGAGTCACGCGATCATCATGCTGATCTTGCTGCTGCGTGCCATCGGCGCCTTGCGCGGCCAGGGGATCATGAGCACCGGCTTCAAGGCGTTGCTGGCCGCGCTGGCCATGGGCCTGGCGCTGTCGGTTCTGCGCGGCTGGCTGGGCGGTCTGGCAGGCAGCGGCCTCGTCGGCAAGGTCATCGTCGTGGGAGGCGCCGCCGGCAGTGGCATCGCCATCTACGGCGCGCTGCTGTGGCTGCTCGGCGTGGAAGAAGTCAAAATCGTGTCTCGAATGGTCCTGCGACGCCTTATTCCGCCCACGAAGGGCCTGTAA
- a CDS encoding adenylyltransferase/cytidyltransferase family protein — MARASALAQCDAWREAGWRVVMTNGHFDLLHLGHVDYLERARNLGHALVVGVNSDASTRALKGPQRPLLPAVERAQILAALTSVDLVVIFEELTAESLVAALRPAVYVKGGDWDPAAGTIAPAAGQTAQPRREPPEAAIVSGYGGQVRYLPYLAGHSTRELIALIVARFAPGEAADL, encoded by the coding sequence ATGGCGCGGGCCAGCGCGCTGGCTCAATGCGACGCGTGGCGCGAGGCCGGCTGGCGCGTGGTGATGACCAACGGCCATTTCGACCTGCTGCACCTGGGGCATGTGGATTATTTGGAGCGGGCGCGTAACCTGGGCCATGCGCTGGTGGTCGGCGTCAACAGCGATGCTTCGACGCGCGCGCTCAAGGGGCCACAGCGGCCGCTGCTGCCGGCCGTGGAACGGGCGCAGATACTGGCCGCGCTGACCAGCGTGGACCTGGTGGTGATTTTCGAGGAACTGACGGCCGAGTCGCTGGTGGCCGCGCTGCGGCCGGCGGTCTACGTCAAAGGCGGCGATTGGGACCCGGCTGCCGGGACTATCGCGCCCGCGGCCGGGCAGACAGCACAACCGCGGCGTGAACCACCCGAAGCCGCCATCGTCAGCGGCTACGGCGGCCAGGTCCGCTACCTGCCCTACCTGGCTGGACATTCGACCCGTGAACTGATTGCGCTGATCGTCGCACGCTTTGCGCCAGGCGAGGCTGCTGACCTATGA
- a CDS encoding ribokinase: MMLEVASLVGRLAGQRVVVIGDLCLDEYVMGVATRLSREAPVPVLELRQRLSVPGGAANPASNIVALGSQATVIGVIGADAAGDMLTGHLRSLGIDTAGIVTDAQRPTTTKTRIVAQGSLRFPQHLVRVDHLDRRPLSPELAQHLDTHVERLLAGASAVLISDYRTGVVSADLIATVQAAARQHGVLTTVDSQGDLGKFRGFDLVRCNAAEAEAQVGFALHDDHDFERALVRLQRELSARRLVVTRGGDGVSLLAWGDVPRHLPAWNREEVFDVTGAGDTVIAVLTLALAGGLDLRTAAHLAMTAAGLVVRRLGNAVVTPAELAEALER, encoded by the coding sequence ATGATGCTGGAGGTAGCTTCCCTGGTCGGCCGGTTGGCCGGGCAGCGCGTGGTCGTCATCGGCGACCTCTGCCTGGATGAGTACGTCATGGGCGTTGCCACGCGCTTGAGCCGTGAGGCGCCGGTGCCGGTGCTTGAACTGCGCCAGCGCCTGAGCGTGCCGGGCGGCGCGGCCAATCCCGCGTCCAACATCGTCGCCCTGGGCAGCCAGGCCACCGTCATCGGGGTCATCGGTGCGGACGCGGCCGGCGACATGCTGACCGGCCATTTGCGCAGCCTGGGCATTGACACCGCCGGCATCGTCACCGATGCGCAGCGGCCCACTACCACCAAGACGCGCATCGTGGCGCAGGGCAGCCTGCGTTTTCCCCAACACCTGGTGCGCGTGGACCATTTGGACCGGCGGCCGCTCAGCCCGGAGTTGGCGCAGCACCTGGATACGCACGTGGAGCGCCTGCTGGCCGGCGCCAGCGCGGTGTTGATTTCCGATTACCGCACCGGCGTCGTCAGCGCGGACTTGATCGCCACGGTGCAGGCGGCCGCACGACAGCACGGCGTGCTGACCACAGTGGATTCCCAGGGCGACCTGGGCAAGTTTCGCGGCTTCGACCTGGTGCGCTGCAATGCGGCCGAGGCCGAGGCGCAGGTGGGTTTTGCGCTGCACGACGATCATGATTTCGAACGGGCGTTGGTGCGCCTGCAGAGGGAGCTTTCCGCCCGGCGCCTGGTCGTCACCCGCGGCGGTGACGGGGTCAGCCTGCTGGCGTGGGGCGATGTGCCGCGGCATCTGCCGGCCTGGAATCGCGAAGAAGTGTTCGATGTCACCGGTGCGGGAGACACGGTAATCGCCGTCTTGACCCTGGCCCTGGCCGGCGGCCTCGATCTGCGCACGGCCGCGCACCTGGCCATGACCGCGGCCGGCCTGGTGGTGCGGCGCCTGGGTAACGCGGTGGTGACGCCCGCGGAACTGGCGGAGGCGCTGGAGAGATAG
- a CDS encoding WecB/TagA/CpsF family glycosyltransferase: MSTASDPAAPPSSLATVTILGVRVHALTWEAFEAQAADFVRSGQAHQVVTINPEFIMAAQHDPAFARVLAAADLALADGWGLLWAARRFGKPLPTRITGSDGVPRLAALAAREGWRVFLLGAGPGIAEQAANVLRARHPTLQIVGCFGGSPRPDEEEAIVARITAARPHVLFVAYGAPNQDLWIARTQPRLQIPLAMGVGGSLDFIAGVRRRAPAWLQRLHLEWLFRLAQEPRRWRRQLALPRFVWAVLRA, encoded by the coding sequence ATGTCTACAGCTTCTGACCCGGCAGCGCCGCCGTCCAGCCTGGCGACGGTGACGATTTTGGGCGTGCGCGTCCACGCACTGACCTGGGAAGCCTTCGAGGCGCAGGCGGCTGACTTCGTGCGCAGCGGCCAGGCACACCAGGTGGTCACGATCAACCCGGAGTTCATCATGGCCGCGCAGCATGACCCGGCCTTTGCGCGCGTGCTGGCAGCGGCCGATTTGGCGCTGGCCGATGGCTGGGGGCTGCTGTGGGCTGCGCGGCGTTTTGGCAAGCCGCTACCCACGCGCATCACCGGCTCCGACGGGGTGCCGCGGCTGGCAGCGTTGGCCGCGCGGGAGGGCTGGCGGGTCTTTTTGCTGGGCGCGGGGCCAGGCATCGCAGAGCAGGCCGCCAACGTCCTGCGCGCTCGCCATCCCACCTTGCAGATTGTCGGCTGCTTTGGTGGCAGCCCGCGGCCGGATGAAGAAGAGGCCATCGTCGCGCGCATCACCGCGGCGCGGCCGCACGTCCTTTTTGTCGCGTACGGCGCGCCCAATCAGGACCTGTGGATTGCGCGCACGCAGCCGCGCTTGCAGATTCCGCTGGCCATGGGCGTCGGCGGCTCGCTCGATTTTATTGCCGGTGTGCGACGCCGAGCGCCCGCCTGGCTGCAACGCCTGCACCTGGAGTGGCTGTTTCGGCTGGCGCAGGAGCCGCGGCGCTGGCGCCGGCAGTTGGCCCTCCCCCGCTTCGTGTGGGCGGTGCTGCGGGCATGA
- a CDS encoding methyltransferase domain-containing protein — protein MNQVQNVVFDRAAGYYDQTRSLPPHEAAQLADALWQVLGVTAATHVLEIGIGTGRIAGPLVQRGLTMTGVDLSRSMLAVLRQKFPALPVALADMTRLPFAPGTFDGILAFHVLHLVSGWRDALAEAVRVLRPGGKFIYSIHHRDPSAINMQLRTQWRQLLAAQGTTAERPGTRNDEQVDEALHQLGCRDHAQVDVIRSSKPVTARRGVERHGKAHLVGHLAGGG, from the coding sequence ATGAACCAAGTACAAAATGTGGTCTTCGACCGGGCGGCCGGCTACTACGACCAGACCCGCAGCCTGCCGCCGCATGAGGCCGCACAGTTGGCCGACGCCCTGTGGCAGGTGTTGGGCGTGACGGCCGCCACTCATGTGCTGGAAATTGGCATCGGCACCGGCCGCATCGCCGGACCGCTGGTGCAGCGTGGCCTGACCATGACCGGCGTTGACCTCTCACGTTCCATGCTGGCGGTCCTGCGCCAAAAATTCCCCGCGCTGCCGGTGGCGCTGGCCGACATGACCCGCCTGCCCTTTGCGCCCGGCACGTTCGACGGCATCCTGGCCTTTCATGTTTTGCACCTGGTCAGCGGCTGGCGTGACGCCCTGGCCGAGGCGGTGCGCGTGCTGCGGCCGGGCGGCAAGTTCATCTACAGTATCCATCATCGCGACCCCAGTGCCATCAACATGCAACTACGCACGCAATGGCGCCAACTGCTGGCCGCACAGGGTACGACGGCCGAGCGACCGGGCACGCGCAACGACGAACAGGTGGATGAGGCCCTGCACCAGCTCGGCTGCCGCGACCATGCCCAGGTGGATGTCATCCGCAGCTCCAAGCCGGTGACCGCGCGCCGCGGTGTTGAACGACATGGAAAAGCGCATCTGGTCGGACACCTGGCTGGTGGCGGATGA